A section of the Spirosoma pollinicola genome encodes:
- a CDS encoding SusD/RagB family nutrient-binding outer membrane lipoprotein, with the protein MKKTLLYIPLVALLFTTSSCDKGFDELNINPTAATALNPVFTFNNAMIGTSFPGSILTFEEPTVQQMFTPNSGIVAGGNFNIDNRGPSGVNGGIWRQYYQNVVRYLVDVINQTKSDANRANLYNMTRIWKAYTFSVLTDTYGDIPYSQAGVGYISANVTPKYDTQESIYNDLIKELTEATAALDATKPTEAGEITYGGDITKWKKFGNSLLLRVGMRLSKVNATLAQSTVQKAIAGGLMVSNADNALVRNNANYTNNVGATVNSTEAANYYLTKTFVDYLKSTSDPRLVSIAVRYVGAKSGPEQTATLASRDPATQIGMPLGYDNGTIPARATIDLGIPFFYGYSQLDRTRMGSQFAPCYLVTYAQTQLLLAEAAQRTWTTGNAADYYNAGVTAHMKQLADYGTTSAVADADISTYLTKNPYVAAKGLELINTQYWIASFLNGPEVFANFRRSGFPTLTPNPYPGKEIKGNFINRLSYPDSEQSVNTANRQEAVARQGADNLDTHVWWDK; encoded by the coding sequence ATGAAAAAGACACTTTTATATATACCGCTGGTTGCCCTGCTCTTTACGACGAGCAGTTGCGATAAAGGGTTTGACGAATTGAACATCAACCCAACGGCGGCAACAGCGCTTAACCCCGTTTTCACGTTCAACAATGCCATGATTGGCACCTCCTTTCCGGGAAGTATACTAACTTTCGAAGAGCCTACTGTTCAGCAGATGTTCACCCCGAACTCAGGCATCGTTGCCGGGGGTAATTTTAATATCGACAACCGGGGCCCATCGGGTGTGAATGGGGGTATCTGGCGGCAATATTACCAGAACGTCGTTCGCTATCTGGTCGATGTTATCAACCAAACCAAGTCAGATGCTAACCGGGCCAATCTGTATAACATGACCCGTATCTGGAAGGCATATACCTTTAGTGTACTGACAGATACCTACGGCGATATCCCTTACAGTCAGGCGGGTGTAGGCTATATTTCGGCTAATGTAACGCCGAAGTATGACACACAGGAGAGCATTTATAATGATCTGATTAAGGAGCTGACCGAGGCTACAGCTGCACTAGATGCCACAAAGCCAACCGAAGCCGGTGAAATTACGTATGGGGGCGACATTACGAAATGGAAAAAATTCGGCAATTCGCTGCTGCTTCGCGTGGGTATGCGCCTGTCGAAAGTGAATGCGACTCTGGCACAATCGACGGTCCAGAAAGCTATTGCAGGTGGGCTCATGGTCTCCAACGCCGACAACGCGCTGGTTCGTAACAATGCCAACTACACCAATAACGTAGGGGCTACCGTCAACTCGACCGAAGCAGCCAACTACTACCTGACGAAAACCTTCGTAGACTATCTTAAATCAACCTCCGACCCTCGTCTGGTTTCTATTGCCGTTCGATATGTAGGGGCAAAAAGTGGTCCTGAACAAACGGCCACCCTGGCCAGTCGTGATCCGGCTACGCAGATCGGAATGCCCCTTGGCTACGACAACGGCACCATTCCAGCCCGCGCCACCATCGATCTTGGTATCCCGTTCTTTTATGGATACTCACAGTTAGACCGTACTCGTATGGGTAGTCAGTTTGCGCCCTGCTATCTGGTCACTTACGCCCAAACACAACTGTTACTGGCCGAAGCAGCCCAGCGCACCTGGACGACAGGCAATGCCGCCGACTACTACAATGCGGGGGTTACGGCACACATGAAACAGCTAGCCGATTATGGAACGACATCGGCGGTAGCAGATGCCGACATCAGCACCTACCTGACCAAAAATCCGTATGTGGCGGCTAAAGGGCTTGAATTGATCAATACGCAATACTGGATAGCCTCTTTCCTGAACGGCCCCGAGGTATTCGCCAATTTCCGGCGGAGTGGCTTTCCTACACTGACGCCTAACCCCTATCCGGGCAAAGAGATAAAAGGCAATTTCATTAATCGCTTATCCTACCCGGATTCGGAGCAGTCAGTAAATACCGCTAACCGGCAGGAAGCTGTTGCCCGGCAGGGAGCAGACAACCTGGACACTCACGTTTGGTGGGATAAATAG
- the egtD gene encoding L-histidine N(alpha)-methyltransferase, with product MEPQTVSSDIDPALVDEVRTGLQQTPKRLSSRFFYDAEGSRIFAEIMRSPDYYLTRSEYEVLDTHKADLLRQFMLDNRPFELVELGAGDGLKTKILIGHFEDQQADFTYAPIDISVDALEGLVVDLRKQWPDLQLNPRHDDYFSALELLSSESNSRKVVLFLGSNIGNFAPDEAIAFYQQLHDRLQPGDLVLTGFDLQKHPAIIHTAYNDRQGLTRAFNLNLLRRINRDLDANFDLAAFDHYETYNPENGEARSYLVSQKAQTVDVNALGMQVPFQYGEIIHTEISRKFTRNQIEELARQTGFAMTGWFTDGKSYFADVVFEKH from the coding sequence TTGGAACCACAAACAGTTAGTAGTGATATTGATCCGGCATTAGTTGATGAAGTACGTACAGGCTTACAGCAAACGCCTAAACGCCTGTCGTCGCGTTTTTTTTATGATGCCGAAGGGAGCAGGATTTTTGCCGAAATCATGCGCTCCCCAGACTACTACCTGACCCGGTCTGAGTATGAAGTGCTGGATACGCACAAAGCTGATTTGCTCCGGCAGTTTATGCTCGATAATCGCCCATTCGAATTGGTGGAATTAGGTGCAGGAGATGGGCTGAAAACGAAAATTCTGATTGGACACTTCGAAGACCAGCAAGCCGATTTTACCTATGCACCCATTGATATTTCGGTGGATGCCCTTGAAGGATTAGTTGTTGATTTACGGAAGCAGTGGCCCGATTTGCAGCTTAATCCGCGGCACGATGATTACTTCAGCGCCCTTGAGCTGCTATCGAGTGAGAGCAACAGTCGGAAAGTGGTTCTCTTTCTGGGGTCTAATATTGGCAACTTCGCACCCGATGAGGCTATAGCGTTTTATCAGCAGCTCCATGACCGCCTTCAGCCGGGCGATTTGGTACTTACTGGTTTCGATTTGCAAAAGCACCCTGCCATTATTCATACGGCCTATAATGATCGTCAGGGATTGACGCGGGCGTTCAACCTGAACCTGCTCCGGCGAATAAACCGCGACCTCGACGCTAATTTCGATCTGGCTGCTTTCGATCATTACGAAACCTATAATCCCGAAAACGGTGAAGCTCGCTCGTATCTAGTGAGCCAGAAAGCGCAAACGGTAGATGTTAACGCGCTTGGTATGCAGGTGCCGTTTCAATACGGCGAAATCATTCATACCGAGATTTCCCGAAAATTCACCCGGAACCAGATCGAGGAACTCGCCCGACAAACGGGCTTTGCTATGACAGGCTGGTTCACTGATGGCAAGAGCTACTTTGCTGATGTAGTGTTTGAAAAACACTAG
- the egtB gene encoding ergothioneine biosynthesis protein EgtB — MIAEQTLTEHYYRVRLHSEAICRGLETEDYVVQPVADVSPPKWHLGHTTWFWENFVLVPNAPHYRIFHQDFSYVFNSYYETVGKRVLRTDRGNLSRPTVAGVYAYRAYVDEQMSRFLDTADLSPELHALIILGLNHEQQHQELLITDIKFILGHNPLQPAIKMPILENPLSVSRPSLVIPEGIYTVGYQANENQQPGSFYFDNEVGAHKVYLNKTTLAGNLVTNEAYLAFVEAGGYQNFRHWLSDGWAWVKTNAVQAPLYWHQVDGEWWNYTFDGLKPVDLDAPVCHVSHYEADAYARWKGQRLPTEFEWEVAAVDSAAVDSNQQLNWGARWEWTNSAYLPYPGFITAEGAVGEYNGKFMSSQMVLRGASVATSEGHSRPTYRNFFQPDKRWQYTGIRLANQ; from the coding sequence ATGATTGCCGAACAAACGCTTACCGAACACTATTACCGCGTACGGCTTCATTCTGAGGCTATATGCCGGGGGCTCGAAACCGAAGATTATGTGGTTCAGCCCGTTGCCGATGTTAGTCCGCCGAAATGGCATTTAGGGCATACGACCTGGTTTTGGGAAAACTTTGTACTGGTTCCTAATGCGCCCCATTACCGCATTTTTCATCAGGATTTCAGCTACGTTTTCAACAGCTATTACGAAACAGTTGGAAAGCGCGTTCTGCGAACCGACCGGGGTAACCTCAGCCGTCCAACCGTAGCGGGTGTGTATGCCTACCGCGCGTATGTAGACGAGCAAATGAGTCGTTTTCTGGACACAGCCGACCTATCGCCCGAACTTCACGCACTAATTATTCTCGGCCTGAACCACGAGCAGCAACACCAGGAACTGCTCATTACCGATATCAAGTTTATTCTGGGCCACAATCCATTGCAGCCCGCCATTAAGATGCCCATTCTGGAAAATCCGTTGTCGGTTTCACGCCCGTCTTTGGTCATTCCCGAAGGAATTTACACCGTTGGTTATCAAGCAAATGAAAATCAGCAGCCTGGTTCGTTCTACTTCGATAATGAAGTGGGCGCACACAAAGTGTACCTCAACAAAACGACGCTTGCCGGAAATCTGGTTACGAATGAAGCGTATCTGGCCTTTGTGGAAGCGGGAGGCTATCAGAACTTCCGGCACTGGCTTTCTGATGGCTGGGCGTGGGTAAAAACAAATGCTGTTCAGGCACCTTTATATTGGCATCAGGTTGATGGCGAGTGGTGGAATTATACCTTCGACGGTCTGAAGCCTGTTGATCTGGATGCGCCGGTTTGCCATGTAAGCCACTACGAAGCCGATGCCTACGCACGTTGGAAAGGCCAACGCCTGCCAACCGAATTCGAGTGGGAAGTTGCCGCCGTGGACTCGGCCGCCGTGGATTCAAATCAACAACTCAATTGGGGCGCCCGGTGGGAGTGGACGAACTCTGCTTACCTGCCTTATCCCGGCTTTATTACTGCCGAAGGGGCCGTGGGTGAATACAACGGCAAATTTATGAGTAGCCAGATGGTTTTACGCGGGGCATCGGTAGCTACGTCCGAGGGTCATTCCCGACCAACGTACCGCAATTTTTTTCAACCCGACAAACGATGGCAATATACCGGAATACGTTTAGCGAATCAATAG
- a CDS encoding UBP-type zinc finger domain-containing protein, whose product MLKPTLCSHLSSLTEVRLAEEYVCEECIKTGDSWVHLRTCQTCGTTLCCDSSPNTHATKHSHASGHPVVASAEPGERWFWCYVDEQMVGY is encoded by the coding sequence ATGCTTAAACCAACTCTCTGTTCTCATCTCTCCTCGCTGACGGAAGTTCGTCTGGCTGAGGAATACGTTTGCGAAGAATGCATCAAAACGGGTGATTCGTGGGTGCATTTACGAACGTGCCAGACGTGCGGCACAACACTCTGCTGCGACTCATCGCCCAATACCCATGCAACAAAGCATTCTCATGCGAGCGGACACCCGGTAGTGGCCTCAGCCGAACCGGGCGAACGCTGGTTTTGGTGTTACGTTGATGAGCAAATGGTTGGGTATTAA
- a CDS encoding FAD-dependent oxidoreductase, which produces MKLPIIFSIDDDQQVLQAIQHDLRQQYRKKYRILCTSSAQEALDTLPELKKKGEEVALFLSDQRMPSMTGVEFLMQAKQAFPNAKRVLLTAYSDIDAAVRAINDVQLDYYIAKPWDPPEEKLYPVLDDLLSDWQSNYRPAFEGLKLIGYQFSPRSHELKDFLAGNLFPYQWLDIENNPQAQELLDLHKLTTSDLPVVILGDGNALRQPTLADVGEKLGLQPKASQGLYDLAIIGAGPAGLAAAVYGGSEGLKTILIDKRAPGGQAGTSSRIENYLGFPNGLSGADLTRRAITQAQRFGVEFLAPQEVMSIKSQGQYKHIDLGNGSEVIARSIILSTGVSYHQLDNESLQKYTGAGVYYGAATTEAFAFKGKPVYIVGGGNSAGQGAMYLSRTASEVFICVRRPDLSETMSQYLIEQIEKTPNITVLGCTEVMEGLGNERLECLVLEDMNTKERRTVQAAGLFIFIGTKPLTDWIEMDIIKDPKGFIATGRDLAKYADFKQVWRYEREPFSLETCSAGIFAAGDVRAGAMNRVASAVGEGAMAVSFVHKYLAES; this is translated from the coding sequence ATGAAACTACCAATCATCTTTTCCATCGACGACGATCAACAGGTGTTGCAGGCGATTCAGCACGATTTGCGGCAGCAATACCGAAAAAAATATCGGATTCTGTGTACGAGTTCGGCACAGGAAGCCCTCGATACCTTGCCTGAACTAAAGAAAAAAGGGGAGGAAGTTGCCCTGTTTTTGTCAGATCAGCGAATGCCGAGTATGACGGGCGTGGAGTTTCTGATGCAGGCCAAGCAGGCGTTTCCGAATGCCAAACGGGTGCTGTTAACGGCCTACTCCGACATCGACGCGGCTGTTCGGGCCATTAATGACGTGCAGCTGGATTACTACATTGCCAAACCCTGGGACCCACCCGAAGAAAAGCTATACCCCGTGCTGGACGATTTGCTGAGCGACTGGCAGTCGAATTACCGGCCCGCTTTTGAAGGTCTGAAACTGATCGGGTATCAGTTTTCGCCCCGCTCGCATGAGTTAAAGGATTTCCTGGCGGGTAATCTGTTCCCGTATCAATGGCTCGATATTGAGAATAATCCACAAGCGCAGGAGCTCCTCGATTTGCACAAATTGACCACAAGCGATCTTCCTGTGGTCATTCTTGGCGATGGTAACGCCCTCAGGCAGCCTACACTGGCCGATGTGGGCGAAAAGCTGGGCCTGCAACCCAAGGCATCCCAAGGGTTGTATGATCTGGCTATCATCGGTGCCGGACCAGCCGGATTGGCGGCAGCGGTGTATGGTGGTTCGGAAGGATTAAAAACGATCTTGATTGACAAACGTGCTCCCGGTGGTCAGGCTGGTACCAGTTCACGAATCGAAAATTACCTCGGCTTCCCCAATGGCCTTAGCGGGGCCGACCTTACCCGACGGGCCATTACCCAGGCGCAACGCTTTGGTGTGGAGTTTCTGGCTCCTCAGGAAGTAATGTCGATCAAGTCGCAGGGGCAATACAAACACATTGATCTGGGCAACGGCAGCGAAGTTATTGCGCGGTCAATTATCCTCAGTACGGGCGTGTCTTATCACCAGCTGGACAACGAAAGTCTCCAGAAATATACGGGAGCGGGTGTCTACTACGGGGCCGCAACGACCGAGGCTTTTGCCTTTAAAGGCAAGCCGGTTTATATCGTTGGGGGCGGTAATTCGGCGGGGCAGGGAGCCATGTACCTCTCCCGAACGGCATCGGAGGTTTTTATCTGCGTTCGTCGGCCCGATCTGTCCGAAACCATGTCGCAATACCTGATCGAGCAGATCGAAAAGACGCCAAATATTACGGTGCTGGGTTGTACAGAGGTGATGGAAGGACTGGGAAATGAACGTCTGGAATGTCTGGTACTGGAAGATATGAACACAAAAGAACGCCGAACCGTACAGGCGGCTGGCCTTTTTATTTTCATCGGCACCAAACCCCTGACCGATTGGATCGAGATGGACATTATAAAAGACCCCAAAGGGTTTATTGCCACGGGTCGCGACCTGGCCAAGTACGCCGATTTTAAACAGGTCTGGCGCTATGAGCGGGAGCCCTTCTCCCTTGAAACCTGTAGCGCGGGTATTTTTGCGGCTGGCGATGTTCGGGCCGGAGCCATGAACCGCGTTGCTTCAGCCGTGGGCGAAGGGGCTATGGCCGTGAGCTTTGTTCACAAATATCTGGCCGAGAGCTAA
- a CDS encoding ATP-binding protein — MNLLETLHQFPALANVPDEQLQWVIDRAEEVSYPEETVFYKPNEPVEYLMLLLEGRIRIDGGGANDEILTYDPYSVLGVLPFSRMKTIPNRLVSTTPTRLLRLHRDKLHDLIHNCYELTEALVHQMTTRVRDYTKLTQQTDKMASLGRLSAGLAHELNNPVAAVVRSVDTLKSHLRATPEAFKTVMSLQLTASQVDSVTEVFFKKVDNQLLPDTKRLTLLERTSLEDDVTDWLDDHGLDDSTDLAGPLVEFGFTVDDLDWILEKIGDGNLVGVANWLVNNLVIEKLVSDIGEASRRIATLTGSIKNYTHMDRGGGKENVLLAEGIRSTLTLLDHKIKSKHIDLKLTIPDNLPVVCGWPGELNQVWTNLIDNAIDALPDGGKLEIVSELDKRSANEGLEFVLTKVIDNGAGIPEDIRDKIFEPFFTTKEIGKGTGLGLDIVQGIIKHHNGSVKVESKPGHTEFSVCLPV, encoded by the coding sequence ATGAATTTGTTAGAAACACTACACCAGTTTCCGGCTTTAGCGAACGTGCCGGACGAGCAGCTTCAGTGGGTTATTGACCGGGCCGAAGAGGTATCGTATCCCGAAGAAACGGTGTTTTACAAGCCGAACGAGCCGGTTGAGTACCTGATGCTGTTGCTGGAAGGTCGTATTCGCATCGACGGGGGCGGGGCCAACGACGAGATTCTTACCTACGACCCCTACTCAGTTCTTGGCGTATTGCCTTTTTCGCGGATGAAAACCATCCCGAATCGGCTGGTGTCTACAACACCGACCCGGCTTTTGCGGCTCCACCGCGATAAACTGCACGACCTGATACATAACTGCTATGAACTAACGGAAGCGCTGGTGCATCAGATGACGACCCGCGTTCGGGATTATACCAAACTAACTCAGCAGACCGATAAAATGGCATCACTGGGCCGGTTGTCGGCGGGGCTGGCTCACGAACTGAACAACCCGGTTGCCGCCGTTGTGCGTTCTGTCGATACGCTGAAAAGCCATTTAAGAGCTACGCCCGAAGCCTTCAAAACAGTTATGAGTCTGCAACTGACGGCCAGTCAGGTGGATAGTGTAACCGAGGTATTTTTCAAGAAAGTTGACAACCAGCTATTGCCCGATACCAAACGCCTAACGTTGCTCGAACGAACCAGTCTGGAAGATGATGTTACGGATTGGCTCGACGATCATGGCCTCGACGACAGTACCGATCTGGCAGGCCCACTGGTTGAGTTTGGCTTTACGGTCGATGATCTGGACTGGATACTGGAAAAAATTGGCGACGGGAACCTGGTGGGTGTGGCCAACTGGTTAGTAAATAATCTGGTAATTGAGAAGTTGGTTTCCGATATTGGCGAGGCTTCCCGGCGAATAGCAACGTTGACCGGCTCAATCAAAAATTATACCCACATGGATCGGGGCGGGGGTAAGGAAAACGTGCTGCTTGCCGAAGGTATTCGAAGTACGCTTACCCTGCTTGATCATAAAATCAAAAGCAAACACATTGACCTGAAGCTGACGATTCCCGACAATCTGCCCGTTGTTTGTGGCTGGCCGGGTGAGTTGAACCAAGTCTGGACCAACCTGATCGACAACGCCATAGACGCCCTGCCCGATGGCGGCAAACTCGAAATTGTCAGTGAGCTCGATAAACGGTCGGCAAACGAGGGGTTGGAGTTTGTGTTGACAAAAGTAATCGACAATGGAGCCGGGATTCCGGAGGACATACGCGATAAAATATTTGAACCATTTTTTACGACCAAAGAAATAGGCAAAGGCACCGGTCTCGGCCTCGATATTGTTCAGGGCATTATCAAACACCACAATGGCTCCGTTAAAGTCGAGTCAAAACCGGGTCATACCGAGTTTAGCGTTTGCTTACCGGTATAA
- a CDS encoding ChaN family lipoprotein, with protein sequence MRLPVLLLCLLAFAFRADKPAYRLYTPALKSTSYAKLLRQAAEADVVLFGELHNNPICHWLEFQLTKDLQAIRKGNLVLGAEMFEADNQTALSDYVQGKTTSKELAVQARLWPNFDTDYKPIADFAREQHIPFIATNVPRRYARLVSRQGLSALDTISADGKRQVAPLPITVDLTLPGYKAMMEMMGGTDGKAGAGQHGSQPDMTANFARAQAIKDATMAYFILQNWKSGQTVLHFNGDYHSKNFEGIVWYLRQKQPNLKILTLSSVELSDIEKPEVDNRNLADFVLAIPADMTKTY encoded by the coding sequence ATGCGTCTACCAGTTCTTTTGCTTTGCCTGCTGGCTTTTGCTTTTCGAGCCGACAAGCCCGCTTACCGTCTCTATACCCCTGCTCTGAAGTCCACCTCTTATGCCAAATTGCTTCGCCAAGCGGCCGAGGCCGATGTTGTTTTGTTTGGCGAACTGCATAACAATCCCATTTGCCACTGGCTTGAGTTTCAACTAACAAAAGACCTGCAGGCAATCCGAAAAGGAAACCTTGTGCTGGGTGCTGAAATGTTTGAGGCCGACAATCAAACCGCTCTCAGCGACTACGTACAGGGCAAAACGACTAGCAAAGAACTGGCAGTACAAGCCCGGCTCTGGCCCAATTTCGATACCGATTATAAACCTATTGCCGACTTTGCCCGTGAACAGCATATTCCATTCATTGCTACAAACGTGCCGCGCCGGTATGCCCGCCTGGTTTCGCGTCAGGGACTCTCCGCCCTCGACACGATTTCTGCCGATGGGAAACGACAGGTAGCACCGTTACCCATAACCGTTGATTTAACGTTACCCGGCTACAAAGCCATGATGGAGATGATGGGGGGAACCGACGGAAAAGCGGGGGCTGGCCAGCATGGCTCGCAACCCGACATGACGGCTAATTTTGCGCGTGCTCAGGCCATCAAAGACGCGACAATGGCCTATTTTATTCTCCAGAACTGGAAATCAGGCCAAACCGTTCTGCACTTCAACGGGGATTATCACTCCAAGAATTTCGAGGGTATTGTCTGGTATCTCCGTCAGAAACAACCAAACTTAAAAATCCTGACCTTATCCTCTGTCGAACTATCCGACATCGAAAAGCCCGAAGTCGACAACCGCAATCTGGCCGACTTCGTGTTAGCCATCCCCGCCGATATGACGAAGACGTATTAA
- a CDS encoding iron chaperone gives MEKSSVTTIDAYITAFPPEIQILLEHMRQTVRTAAPDAEEAISYGMPTLKLKGNLVHFAAFKNHIGFYPAPQGLDAFKEELSGYKGAKGSVQFPLNEPLPLELIAKITKYRVEQNLAKAGAKAKKKTQG, from the coding sequence ATGGAAAAAAGTTCAGTTACAACAATCGACGCCTACATCACTGCGTTCCCTCCAGAAATTCAGATACTTCTGGAACATATGCGGCAAACCGTTCGAACTGCCGCTCCCGATGCCGAAGAAGCGATCAGTTACGGAATGCCCACGTTAAAACTGAAGGGGAATCTGGTGCATTTTGCGGCTTTCAAAAACCACATTGGTTTCTATCCGGCACCGCAGGGATTGGACGCGTTCAAAGAAGAACTATCTGGCTATAAAGGAGCAAAAGGATCTGTTCAGTTTCCTCTCAATGAACCGCTGCCGCTGGAGTTAATTGCAAAAATTACAAAATACAGGGTTGAACAGAATTTGGCTAAGGCAGGAGCGAAAGCAAAAAAGAAAACACAGGGTTAA
- a CDS encoding alpha-L-rhamnosidase-related protein, with the protein MKTHCQSALLTLCRNKLYTVSLVAFALLSVYVQNVAAQQPLQTLVQQVEHISGKKAYLASPFVTAGNRLYMVGHQDGKFPDLGWHITGEMGGIWDHPIKLMDGFTASVSIKQKQICLDRATEFINYPFANKHLYQQVADGLDIERFQFVPDNKEGMVVEYTFINKQAKPLTLQFTWTGHTDLRPTWLGERTNMVDAPDAATWDAKNHSWLAKDQKNDWFVVFGANVPASQHHQNKSCDFVSAGQGCAASLVYTITVPANGKTQVPITIAGSYKSAELANRTFSDVQKNAYTYLASKKSRYATIDQMASVHIPDKKLEQAFRWVKYNSDWLIREVPEIGRGMSAGLPDYPWWFGADGCYTLSGLITTGNRQLVYDSVDLLNKISEKENGNGRIIHEVSTNGAVFNPGNLNEVPQFASMIAEVYRWTGDKGFLQKYFPTVKKGMTWLLAENDKDKNLLPDGFGMMEIHGMNSEMIDVAVYTQKAFANAAYMASELGDKTLAMNYQEKASTLKTKINTDFWVPESGSYADFIGTKAEALQLVDGAIIRADTLHKPWAVAELKATQQKLRLLPEGTKKGFVLHHNWVVNTPMETGVADPEKADIALQTASKFTNPFGVFVTGIDRDESAGNDEGSFTLNKKVFTYTGAVMTLPTGVATIGENQYGHPDKALGYLKRMTKTFSYALPGSIYEVSPDYGMVTQAWNMYSYAVPIIKQFFGIQPEASRKLITVHPQMPSDWDKASVEKVTVGDNLLSMDYAKAGQQLTLSITQKKPEWTVKLVFSKGKYHDWQVNGKKAAVQSDADSDFVELRGNLVTVHLQ; encoded by the coding sequence ATGAAAACCCATTGCCAGTCGGCTTTACTGACTCTTTGTAGAAATAAACTCTATACAGTTAGTTTAGTGGCCTTTGCCCTTTTGTCGGTGTACGTTCAAAACGTAGCCGCGCAGCAACCGCTTCAAACACTTGTGCAGCAAGTCGAGCATATTTCTGGTAAGAAAGCGTACCTGGCGTCTCCCTTTGTAACGGCTGGCAATCGGTTGTATATGGTTGGTCATCAGGATGGGAAATTTCCTGATCTGGGCTGGCACATTACGGGCGAGATGGGCGGAATCTGGGATCATCCGATCAAATTGATGGATGGCTTTACGGCGTCTGTGTCCATCAAGCAAAAACAGATTTGCCTGGATAGAGCAACCGAATTTATTAACTACCCTTTTGCCAATAAGCACCTATACCAACAGGTTGCCGATGGGCTGGACATTGAGCGATTCCAATTTGTGCCCGATAACAAAGAGGGAATGGTGGTGGAGTACACCTTCATAAATAAGCAAGCCAAACCGCTTACGCTTCAATTTACGTGGACGGGCCACACGGATCTACGCCCTACCTGGCTGGGCGAACGGACCAATATGGTCGATGCGCCGGATGCGGCAACCTGGGATGCCAAAAACCATTCCTGGCTGGCTAAGGATCAAAAGAATGATTGGTTCGTCGTCTTCGGTGCCAACGTTCCCGCCAGTCAGCATCACCAGAATAAGAGTTGTGATTTTGTGTCGGCAGGGCAGGGGTGCGCGGCTTCGCTGGTGTACACGATCACGGTGCCCGCCAACGGGAAAACACAAGTGCCAATTACGATTGCAGGCTCCTATAAATCGGCCGAGCTGGCTAATCGTACTTTCTCTGATGTTCAGAAAAATGCCTATACGTATCTGGCAAGCAAGAAAAGTCGCTATGCTACCATTGACCAGATGGCATCGGTACATATACCGGATAAAAAACTGGAACAGGCGTTTCGCTGGGTAAAATACAATTCAGACTGGCTGATACGGGAAGTGCCCGAAATAGGCCGGGGCATGTCGGCGGGCTTGCCCGATTACCCGTGGTGGTTTGGTGCCGATGGGTGTTATACCCTATCGGGACTAATCACAACGGGAAACCGGCAACTGGTGTATGATTCCGTCGACCTGCTGAATAAAATCTCCGAAAAGGAAAACGGAAACGGGCGAATCATCCATGAAGTATCGACCAACGGAGCTGTCTTCAATCCCGGAAACTTGAATGAAGTGCCCCAGTTTGCCAGCATGATTGCTGAAGTGTACCGATGGACGGGTGATAAGGGTTTTCTTCAGAAATACTTCCCGACGGTAAAAAAGGGCATGACCTGGTTATTGGCGGAGAACGACAAAGATAAAAACCTGTTGCCCGATGGCTTTGGCATGATGGAAATACACGGCATGAACAGCGAGATGATCGACGTAGCGGTGTACACGCAGAAAGCTTTTGCCAATGCCGCCTACATGGCGTCGGAGCTCGGCGACAAAACGCTGGCGATGAATTATCAGGAGAAGGCTTCCACCCTGAAAACGAAGATAAATACAGATTTCTGGGTACCCGAAAGCGGCTCATACGCCGATTTCATCGGAACAAAAGCCGAGGCTTTGCAGCTTGTTGACGGAGCCATTATTCGGGCAGATACCCTGCACAAGCCCTGGGCGGTTGCCGAATTGAAAGCTACCCAACAAAAGCTGCGCCTATTGCCCGAGGGTACTAAAAAAGGCTTTGTACTACACCATAACTGGGTAGTCAACACGCCGATGGAAACGGGTGTAGCTGATCCCGAAAAAGCCGATATTGCCCTCCAGACGGCCAGCAAATTTACGAATCCGTTTGGCGTGTTTGTAACGGGAATCGACCGCGACGAATCGGCGGGAAACGACGAGGGGTCGTTCACCTTAAATAAAAAAGTATTTACCTACACCGGGGCGGTGATGACACTGCCCACGGGCGTAGCGACCATTGGCGAAAATCAATACGGCCATCCAGACAAAGCGCTGGGCTATTTGAAACGAATGACAAAAACGTTCAGCTACGCCCTTCCGGGCTCTATTTATGAAGTGTCGCCCGATTACGGGATGGTTACGCAGGCCTGGAACATGTACAGTTATGCTGTTCCGATCATTAAACAGTTTTTCGGTATTCAGCCGGAAGCGTCACGAAAATTAATTACCGTTCACCCGCAAATGCCAAGCGACTGGGACAAAGCCAGCGTCGAAAAAGTGACCGTAGGTGATAACCTATTGTCGATGGATTACGCAAAAGCAGGTCAGCAATTGACGCTGTCAATTACGCAGAAGAAACCAGAATGGACCGTAAAGCTGGTTTTCTCCAAAGGCAAGTATCATGATTGGCAGGTGAATGGTAAAAAAGCGGCCGTTCAGAGCGATGCCGATTCTGATTTTGTTGAGCTAAGAGGAAATTTAGTAACCGTGCATCTGCAGTGA